In Acomys russatus chromosome 13, mAcoRus1.1, whole genome shotgun sequence, the genomic stretch caaaaccattaAATACTAGCACCCTTGTGTAGGTGTGCACTCACGTTCACATACTCACATTTTGGCTTTCTGGGATGGTTGGTCACGTGTAACCAGGCTGCACTTGAGCTCAGGagttccctgcctctgtctcccaagtgctgctgggattacaagcacatgccaccatgcccagcttgtggtTCCCAGTCAAATGGAGTGCTCACCTCTACCAGAGCCTGCAGTAGGCGCTGTGTCAGGGCACCAAAGGGACACCCATCTTCTGGCTGCTCATGCTGGGCCTCAGACTTCTTCAGCAGGGCATCCACATCTGAAGTGGACAGAGAGGACAGGGTGCCTGAAGCTCTGAGAACTCAGAGCCTGGcctggggtgggcgggggggcCTGACAGGTATACCTTTTGTGTCCAGTTCAGTCAGCGGTCCCATGAGGCCTTTCTTCTTGtcagccacagctgctgctcgAGCCCCGTCCTTCTGCTCCTCTAGCAGGTCCTCCTGTGCCCAGCGCTGGGAGTAGTGTTTGCCCAGTGGGGGGATCTGCAGCAAAGATGCCGGTCAACTGTAAGAGGTGAGCAGCAGCCACCTGAGCCTGGAGTGTGGGAGCTTCCCctggcaggaggcactgtcagTGAGCACTCCgttcattctgtttctttctttctttctttctttttttggtttttttgagacagggtttctctgtgtagccttggctgtcatggacttgcttttagaccaggctggcctcgaattcacagcgatctgtctgcctccgcctcctgagtgctgtcattctgtttctttctacatttatttgtCGCCCAAGTCCCTAGCCCAAGGCCAAGGCTGGTGTCACAAAAGCCTAAGAAGCCACAATCTCTCCACTCACACTCTAGTAAGAGAAGCAGGTATAAAGAGTGAAcacatagccgggcgtggtagcgcacgcctttaatcccagcactcaggaggcagaggcaggcggatcgctgtgagttcgagtgtggtggcacacactcgccagctcagcacttaggagcctAAACAAGGATCATGAGTCTGAGCCTCTCTCTAACAAACACCCGACAATCAAGATGCATCCAGAGGCTGATATGCAATAATCAAGATATAAAGAATAAGCTGGGCCCATGGCCTACgcttgtaatccagcactcagggaggcagaggcaggaggatctctgtgagttctaggacagcctggtctacaaactgagtccaggatagccaaggctacacagagaaacccaatgttgaaaaagaaaaaagaaaaaaagaagaagaagaagaagaagaagaaaaagtataaggcaggcatggtggcgcacacctttagccccagtactcaggaggcaaaggcaggcagatctctgtgtgtttgaggccaggtccaggacagccagtgctgttacatagagaaaccctctgtgtgtgtgtttgtgtgtgtggtgcgggAGATGGAATGCACCAACAAAAAGATATAAAGTATAAACTGTTGTGTCTATGGATCCTCCTGGTAGAGGTAATTCTTCTAAagagaactcaaggcagggatGACAGTCTTTTTTGGTGTATCGCTTAAACTTGCTGCAGCCACAGTGGATCACCTTTCCATcacttctttctttgagacaggacaagatgacctcaaattcacagttaGCTCACTGGTGACTGTAGCAGTTTTGGTCAGGACTGAATCTGGGGCCTTGTCCATGCTAAGTATCTGCTCTCCCACCGAGCACTCTCACTAATTCCATCTCTGGCCTCAGATAAATGGTTTTCAGACTCAGGTAAGTGTAACTAAAGCAGCCAAGGGACCTCAGAGGCACCAAGTGAGACGGTGTCCTTTATTGTTCTTGGAGAAAGGGCCTCAAATTTGTAAAGCcagggctggcctcacacttgcctCGGTCGTGCAAGTGCAACAGGTGTGAGCTACTGGGCCCAGCTTCCTCTTTCTGCTGGGAGTTTGGAAAAGCATCTTTGGTGGCAATAGCATGAGCTCGGGGCCTTGAAGAGTGAGGTGGTCTGTCAAGCTGAGAAGAGCTTGTGTGTAGACTGTGGTGTGAAACTAGCCGAGGGGAGACAAGTCAGGTACAGATGAAAAATGTACCAGAAAAGAGAGGTGTGGCCAAGGAAAGCTGGAGACGGTTTGCACAGAGGCACTTGGACTCCATCTCATGAGCACACCTGAGGTGGCAGTTGCCCTGTGGTGGAGTCTCCTCCTCACATACTAGTCTACTCTCTTTCACagagcatgttttatttttattataaataaaatacttggccAGGGACGTGTCTCTACTAGTAGAGAGCCTGCCTGGAACACACAAAACCCTGGGCTCCATCTCAGGACTGTGTCAACTGGGCACGGTGCcacctacctgtaatcccagcactagggagccagaggaagaagatcagaagttcagggtcagcaTTGGCTACAtaaaattcaaggctagcctgggataaaTGAAATccagcctcaaaacaaacaaatggaaagaaaaacaaacaacttttaagCCAGGCGTAGTGATGATATATGTTTGTGGTCCCAGACAGTTGGGGACCAGGCTGAGAATGGTTGAATCCAAaggttcaaggtcagtctgggcaccataaaaaaagaaatgggaacttAACTTTTATATGTTAAGTAATGAAAGAAAGCTGGTGCTGAAgtataaagggggggggggaggcgttCAGAGGGTCTTTGGATAAAGGGGAGGGGACGGATGGAACTTAACTGGGCTGAGGTGGGGGAACCAAGGGAAAGCCTCTATGTCTgcaggggaaggggagcaggcagcaggctgggaagaaaggaagtaggTGACTGGGCTTTGCTACCTAGGATTCCAGGGCAAGTAGCAGCCCTCTTGTTCTGACTGAAAGGCTCAGGATTTCTACCTTGTAATGTTCAGCTTCATCTTCAGGGGGCTTCAAGAGCTCCTCTAGAGTTCGCACCTCCTCACTGGTGATGTCGGCACAATAGGGCTCCACAGAGGCCCAGAACCTGCAGCAAGAAGCAGACGCTGAGTGGGTACTCCTCCAGCCGTAGCCCTGGGCCTTCTAAGGCCCCACCACGAGACCCTCGGCTCCCTCTAGCTTCCCTTCCATGTGCTCAGGCTCAGAACCTGTTGGGAGCATCATTCTTGGGGATCCGAGGCACGTCGATTGGGTCATCAGTGAATTCATATTCCTGGATCTTGGGCTGAACGTTTTTGGATTTGGGTCGTCCTGGACCAGGGCCTGGCCCGTGTCCTGTCTTCCCTTCCAGTTTCTGTTTCTTAGGTTTCCCATGTTTTGGGGGAGCACCGAGTTCATGGTCTCGACCCAGCTTCAGGAACCGTCGGTCACCTTTCTTATCCTGCCAGTCAGTAAGGATCTGAAACACGCAAAGACAGTCCCTGAGAGGGAGACAGGGCACTCCTTTGCTACTATGGATAACTTGAGATCTAGAATTTGAGGTTATTAAGAAAACTATTCATCCGTCAAAGCCTAGTTCGTTCTCTGTGACTTTCTTACATGGATTAAATTGCAGGTCTACATTCTGATGCACCTGTGTCACCCAAGCTAGTCACGGACTGTTTGGAAGGaagattaacaaaataaaaattaaaaaaggttATGCCCCAGGGCATGGCTGATGGTGGTTCTTAGTGATGGTTAGCAAGATTCCCAGCtaacctttatttctttttttgttttgttttgttttgagacagggtttctctgcgtagccttggctgtcctggactcactttgtagaccaggctggcctcgaactcacagcaactgacctgcctctgcctcccgagtgctgggattaaaggtgcgcgccaccacgcccagtcctAACCTTTATTTCAAACATTAATCCCAGACAGAGCCTGGGAGCTCTGTCTATGCAAACAACTGACTCCAAAAGCTCCTAGGAAAGTCCAGGGCCACAAGTGGACTGCGCCCACCTTCTGAGGCCCAATTGGATGCCATTCCTGGCCCTTGGTATCTGCACTGAGCCCTAACGATTCCCATTTGGGTTTTTCTTCCCATCCATCTCTTAGCCTTAGCAGATGGTGTTAACCTAATACTCCATCCCATAACTTGTCACAGTCTGTCTCTGGTGATGTCCCCTCTGTGGGAGAGTCACCTGGGTTTCGGCTTCCAGTACACGCAGTCGCCTGCTTGCTGAGGACAGCAGTGTCTCAAGCTCCAGCTGCAGTGTGTCCAGCTCCTCAATACCAATGCCATCATCCTCAGAGCGGGCCAGCACTGCCGTGTACCGGGGACAGACCTTCAGGTGGTCCACAGACTTGAAGTCATGAAACTGCAATGGGCAGTCCTTCAGCTCACTCATGGCCCAGGAGATGGGACCCTGCAAATCAGAAAGGAGGCAGCGGCCATTGGATGGGATAGAATCTCAACAAAGGAACCAGGCTTCAGTGTGCTTGTAGATAAGGATGGTGGCAGAGCTCCTGTCCATAGAGCCCTGACAGTACACCAAGCTGGGCCTTGCTTCACTGAATTATGCATATAACTTTAGGCAGGGGGCCTTTTCCcatgctcttctttttctttctttctttcttttttttttttttttttttttttttttttgagacagagtttctctaggtaacagccttgactggcctgcaacttgctctgtagaccaggctgaccttgaattcagagatccacctgcctctagccccagggtgctaggattaaagcctgcaccaccacctggtttcGTTCTTTCTTTGACAAAGGAAACAAACTCTGAAAGTGAATGCATATATGCCTTGACTCCTAATTGCaatttattgtcttttttgtttagtttaggtAGCACTGAACCCAGAGTCTTGCTACatcttcagactttttttttcttctttgagacaaagtctcattatgtagccttggctgaccaggtactcactatatagaccaggatggtccCAAACTCGGAGCCtgctacctgcctctacctcccagagtacTAAgataaaggtatgcaccaccacacctaccagtcttttttactttttttccttttggagacaggttctcaaacaacccaggttggtctcaaactagctatgtagccaaggatttgcttccacctcccaagtgatggaattccaggcatgcaccacacctggtttatacagtgctggggatccagggccttgtgcatgctaggcacaAATTCTCCAAACCGAGTTACACCCAGCCCCCCTCATGAATTTTTATTGAGATAGGCTCTCAATAAGCTGCCCAGGCAGCCCTTGAATTTATGATCCACCTGCTCCATCATCCCAAGTAGCTAAGTTTACAAACCTGCATGTTTAGGCCGGTCTCCTAGTTGCAATTTGCACCACAGTAGTCTCGAACCTGCAGCACTAAGGGAGAGATACCAGTGCACCCTGTCTTCCCATGTTCTCTGTTTTCCAATGTTGGGCTGTTTCAGGCATTCTATCTTCAGGGTTCTCCCAGACTCTCCTTGTCTCATCTCATTCTACCTTTGCAccttctctgtgtcccaggctAGTTTGGAACACGGGCTGGTCAGGCAGATAGAACTAAGTCCCAGCCCCTTTTCTTCTTATGTGCCCTTTTAAACATGTTATTTAACCTGaatctcagctttttttttttttccaggacaaaAGATGATGCCTCAGTCCGTTTCCCCAACTAAAGAGTATGAATCTGTAAAATGGGGGCATCAAGAGTACCTACCTCCCTGGAATGTTCTGAGGATTAGGAGGTGATGCTCCTCAAGTGCCCAGTTCAGTGCCTAGCACAGAAGTGGGACTGCTTAATGGCTGGCTCCACCTGTGTGTCGCCCCAAGATCCCGCCTCCAGGGTCCTCGTCCTCTAGGGAGACCCTAGCACAACCCCCGCCTCTCCTACCTCCTCTCTGCGGGCTCCTACAGGCCCCGGGCCgcaggagggggcggggagttCAGGGAGAACCGAGCAACCGCCCCGAACTGGCTATGGGCGGGCCCCCTGCAGTTGACGCGAGGGCGGGGACACAGCCAGCCCACAGtgccctgtgggggtgggggggtctaaGGCCACCTACGAACCTCCGGGAGGTGGAATGCTAGGCCTGAAGAGTCACCTAGGAAGCAGCccgggggtagggtggggctcAGAGCCGAGAGCTCAAGG encodes the following:
- the Tada3 gene encoding transcriptional adapter 3, with product MQGPISWAMSELKDCPLQFHDFKSVDHLKVCPRYTAVLARSEDDGIGIEELDTLQLELETLLSSASRRLRVLEAETQILTDWQDKKGDRRFLKLGRDHELGAPPKHGKPKKQKLEGKTGHGPGPGPGRPKSKNVQPKIQEYEFTDDPIDVPRIPKNDAPNRFWASVEPYCADITSEEVRTLEELLKPPEDEAEHYKIPPLGKHYSQRWAQEDLLEEQKDGARAAAVADKKKGLMGPLTELDTKDVDALLKKSEAQHEQPEDGCPFGALTQRLLQALVEENIISPMEDSPIPDMSGKESGADGASTSPRNQNKPFSVPHTKSLESRIKEELIAQGLLESEDRPAEDSEDEVLAELRKRQAELKALSAHNRTKKHDLLRLAKEEVSRQELRQRVRMADNEVMDAFRKIMAARQKKRTPTKKEKDQAWKTLKERESILKLLDG